The genomic region TGCGCGCCATAAACTTGAGTGCCGCCGCCGACCGCCGCCGCGTTGTTCTGGTAAGCGCCGTCGGTGGCGTCGATGATGCGCGAGCGTCCCTGCGGATCGACAAACACGCGCGGATTGTCCGCCAGATTCGGTCCGGCGTTCACGCCGTGCTGCGAAAGCCGCTGGTTGCGCAGGTGGTCGCGCCCCACATCGGCGAACGTCATGCGGCGGCCTCGCTCCAGCAGCAAAACCGTTTTGCCGGCTTCCGCGAGCAGGGCGGCGGCCACGCCGCCACCGGCGCCGGCGCCGATAACAATCACATCGTACTTGTGGATGGCGCGATCCGTCATACCGTCACCTCATAGCCCATCATGCGCCATACGACGCCGTCTTTGTTGCCGCCGTTGCCGGGATCGGCGTAATACCCTTCCATCACATGCCCGACCAGCATGGGGAAAAATTCCTCCGGGGCGATTTCCCACTGACCGGGGATTTGTCCCTGCGCCACGCGGTTCAGGAAACCGTACTGTTCTTCTGGGGATAAGAACTCAAACTCCTTGCCGTATGCGTCCTTGGCGGCGGAGTCCATTCCATGAAGCCCTTGTCGATATATCGATAACAGTTTAAAATCGCTTCCCAGCAGCCGCTCCAAATAATCGCCGACGCCGGCGTCCCAGCCGCCGGGGAAATCGTCCGGGGGAATAATTTGGTTGATCGCGGCGCGAAGCGTGCGGACTTCCAGTGGGGTGAAGATTGCGCTCATGCGCAAAGTATAACACGAAGGTTGAAAGTCGTCAAATAAATTGGAACTTCCACGCAATTCGCTGCGTCACTACACACATCACCCGCATGGGAAGATCCATGCGGAGAAT from Capsulimonas corticalis harbors:
- a CDS encoding gluconate 2-dehydrogenase subunit 3 family protein; amino-acid sequence: MSAIFTPLEVRTLRAAINQIIPPDDFPGGWDAGVGDYLERLLGSDFKLLSIYRQGLHGMDSAAKDAYGKEFEFLSPEEQYGFLNRVAQGQIPGQWEIAPEEFFPMLVGHVMEGYYADPGNGGNKDGVVWRMMGYEVTV